From one Magnolia sinica isolate HGM2019 chromosome 18, MsV1, whole genome shotgun sequence genomic stretch:
- the LOC131233632 gene encoding protein cornichon homolog 4-like: MNGMDEIYTSWWSPQSTDHQPRAGGRGSSQSVSPEDAVQGLRSGVPENASVDRVRDSLPARSTAYKYDTAHFAPQRCPNNDFIVRRYLFPFLCRCSARVGRKIAGTFGDMMEGDLLVWLLSFFILIALLGLLVYQLMCLADLEFDYINPYDSASRINSVILPEFVTQGVLCAVFLLSGHWIMFLFSAPNLYYNVKLYTARQHLIDVTEIFNLLNREKKQRLFKLIYLVFLLFLSIFWMVWSALEDD; encoded by the exons atgaacggaatggatgaaatatatacatcatggtggagcccacagagcaccgaccaccagccacgggctggtggcagggggagtagccaatccgtttcccccgaGGACGCAGTTCAAGGCCTCAGGTCGGGGGTACCCGAGAATGCCTCTGTCGACAGGGTGAGGGACTCTCTCCCTGCTCGATCTACGGCGTATAAATATGACACCGCGCATTTCGCACCTCAAAGGTGTCCGAACAACGATTTTATCGTGCGCCGCTATTTATTTCCCTTCCTATGTCGCTGTAGCGCGCGGGTGGGGCGCAAGATAGCAGGGACCTTTGGGGATATGATGGAGGGAGATCTACTCGTATGGCTCCTCTCCTTCTTCATCCTCATCGCTCTGCTCGGTCTTCTCGTCTACCAG CTTATGTGCTTGGCAGACTTGGAGTTTGACTACATCAACCCATATGATTCAGCATCACGGATAAACAGCGTGATCTTGCCAGAGTTTGTCACTCAAGGAGTCTTATGTGCAGTGTTTCTTCTCTCAGGGCACTGGATTATGTTTCTGTTCTCTGCACCAAACCTTTATTACAATGTGAAACT GTATACAGCAAGGCAACACTTGATAGATGTAACAGAGATATTTAACCTTCTCAACAGAGAAAAGAAGCAACGCCTTTTCAAGCTTATTTATCTCGTGTTCCTTCTCTTCCTCTCCATATTCTG GATGGTTTGGTCGGCATTGGAGGATGATTGA
- the LOC131233631 gene encoding enolase: MATIKAVKARQIFDSRGNPTVEVDVCLSDGTLARAAVPSGASTGVYEALELRDGGSDYLGKGVLKAVENVNAIIGPALIGKDPTEQTGIDNFMVQQLDGTVNEWGWCKQKLGANAILAVSLAVCKAGASVKKIPLYQHIANLAGNKTLVLPVPAFNVINGGSHAGNKLAMQEFMILPVGASTFKEAMKMGVEVYHHLKAVIKKKYGQDATNVGDEGGFAPNIQENKEGLELLKTAIAKAGYTGKVVIGMDVAASEFYDSKDKTYDLNFKEENNDGSQKISGDSLKNVYKSFVAEYPIVSIEDPFDQDDWEHYAKLTAEIGEKVQIVGDDLLVTNPKRVEKAIKEKACNALLLKVNQIGSVTESIEAVKMSKRAGWGVMASHRSGETEDTFIADLSVGLATGQIKTGAPCRSERLAKYNQLLRIEEELGSAAIYAGEKFRTPVKPY; encoded by the exons ATGGCGACGATCAAGGCCGTTAAAGCTAGGCAAATCTTCGATAGCCGTGGAAATCCAACCGTTGAG GTGGATGTTTGTCTGAGTGATGGAACCTTAGCTAGGGCTGCTGTTCCGAGTGGTGCCTCGACAG GCGTATACGAGGCTTTGGAACTCAGAGATGGGGGATCAGACTATCTTGGAAAAGGTGTCCTCAAG GCTGTGGAGAATGTTAATGCAATAATTGGACCTGCTTTGATTGGAAAG GACCCAACCGAGCAAACTGGCATTGATAACTTCATGGTACAACAACTTGATGGAACAGTTAACGAGTGGGGCTGGTGCAAGCAGAAG CTTGGTGCTAATGCTATATTGGCAGTATCACTTGCTGTCTGTAAAGCAGGTGCTAGCGTGAAAAAGATCCCTCTTTACCAG CACATTGCGAACCTTGCTGGGAACAAAACTCTAGTTCTGCCTGTGCCTGCATTTAATGTCATCAATGGAGGATCACATGCAGGCAATAAGCTAGCAATGCAG gagTTTATGATCCTTCCTGTTGGGGCATCCACTTTCAAGGAAGCCATGAAGATGGGTGTCGAAGTATATCACCATTTGAAG GCTGTGATTAAGAAAAAATATGGCCAAGATGCAACGAATGTTGGTGATGAAGGTGGCTTTGCTCCTAATATTCAG GAGAACAAAGAGGGTCTTGAACTCTTAAAGACAGCTATAGCCAAAGCTGGATATACTGGCAAG GTTGTGATTGGCATGGATGTTGCTGCTTCAGAGTTTTACGACAGCAAGGATAAGACCTATGATCTAAACTTCAAGGAGGAG AACAATGACGGATCGCAGAAAATATCAGGAGACAGTTTGAAGAATGTCTACAAGTCATTTGTTGCTGAATATCCGATTGTTTCCATCGAAGATCCCTTTGATCAGGATGATTGGGAGCATTATGCTAAGCTGACTGCAGAGATTGGTGAGAAAGTACAGATTGTTGGTGATGATCTACTAGTCACCAACCCTAAG CGTGTGGAGAAAGCAATCAAAGAAAAGGCCTGCAATGCCCTTCTGTTAAAG GTGAACCAAATTGGGTCTGTCACTGAGAGCATTGAAGCTGTGAAAATGTCCAAACGGGCTGGTTGGGGTGTGATGGCAAGCCACCGCAG TGGTGAAACAGAGGATACATTCATTGCAGATCTTTCAGTGGGCTTGGCTACG GGCCAGATCAAGACTGGAGCTCCATGCCGTTCAGAACGACTTGCAAAGTACAACCAG CTGCTGAGGATTGAAGAGGAGCTTGGGTCCGCTGCCATCTATGCTGGTGAAAAGTTCCGCACTCCAGTCAAACCCTACTAA